From a region of the Archocentrus centrarchus isolate MPI-CPG fArcCen1 chromosome 18, fArcCen1, whole genome shotgun sequence genome:
- the LOC115797103 gene encoding ladderlectin-like, giving the protein MNMLTVCALVCTIVALAGSAAQAHLVKRSLRCGGGWLEFNRHCFYYIAKPMPWARAEKNCISLGGHLASVHNFSEYHEIQRLILSGSHEYKETWIGGTDAQEDSYWFWSDGSTFPYTDWCPGEPNNHKGPQQCLKVNHGAGKCWDDVGCHIKRPSVCAKNM; this is encoded by the exons ATGAACatgctgactgtgtgtgcacTGGTTTGTACCATAGTGGCTCTGGCTGGATCTGCTG CACAGGCTCACCTGGTCAAGAGGTCCCTCAGATGTGGTGGTGGTTGGTTGGAGTTCAATCGCCACTGTTTCTACTACATTGCAAAACCTATGCCTTGGGCTAGAGCTGAG AAAAACTGTATTTCCCTGGGGGGACACCTTGCATCGGTTCACAACTTCTCGGAGTACCACGAGATTCAGAGGCTCATACTGAGTGGTAGTCATGAGTACAAAGAAACCTGGATTGGTGGCACTGATGCACAGGAG GACAGCTATTGGTTTTGGAGCGATGGCAGCACTTTCCCCTATACCGACTGGTGTCCTGGAGAGCCCAATAATCATAAAGGTCCCCAGCAGTGCTTGAAAGTTAATCATGGAG CTGGAAAGTGCTGGGATGACGTGGGGTGTCACATTAAAAGACCTTCAGTCTGTGCCAAGAACATGTGA